One stretch of Anabas testudineus chromosome 24, fAnaTes1.2, whole genome shotgun sequence DNA includes these proteins:
- the rhov gene encoding rho-related GTP-binding protein RhoV produces the protein MPPHMDYFYQESRVPSDCGLTREDELEPGVISCMLVGDGAVGKTSMIVSYTTNGYPTEYNQTGFDVFSGQVQVEGSPVKVQLVDTAGQDEFDEFRALSYAHTDVFVLCFSMVNPTSFHNITKKWVPEIRAHNPSSPIILVGTQSDRLLDVNVLINLDRSNVKPVLSSRARSMAEKIRATDYIECSSLTQKNLKEAFDAAIFAAIKNKTRKTKKRRFSDRRTKAFSRCSWKKFFCFI, from the exons ATGCCACCTCACATGGATTACTTTTACCAAGAGTCCCGAGTCCCTTCCGATTGCGGGCTGACCCGGGAGGATGAGCTGGAGCCCGGGGTCATCAGCTGTATGCTGGTCGGAGACGGAGCCGTCGGGAAGACCAGTATGATTGTCAGCTACACTACCAATGGATACCCCACAGAATACAATCAGACTGGCTTTGATGTCTTCTCAG GTCAGGTCCAAGTAGAAGGATCTCCAGTCAAAGTTCAGCTTGTGGATACTGCTGGACAG GACGAGTTTGATGAATTCAGAGCCCTATCCTATGCCCACACGGACGTTTTCGTCCTGTGCTTCAGCATGGTCAACCCCACCTCGTTTCACAACATTACCAAGAAGTGGGTCCCAGAGATCCGGGCTCATAACCCGTCCTCGCCCATCATACTCGTTGGTACTCAGTCGGACCGCTTACTGGACGTGAACGTCCTCATCAACCTCGACAGGTCTAATGTCAAACCAGTCCTGAGCTCCCGGGCACGGAGCATGGCGGAGAAGATCAGGGCTACAGACTACATTGAGTGTTCATCACTCACGCAGAAAAACTTGAAGGAGGCGTTTGATGCGGCCATCTTCGCCGCCATTAAGAACAAAACTCGTAAGACCAAGAAGAGGCGGTTTTCTGACAGGCGCACCAAAGCTTTCTCCAGATGCAGCTGGAAGAAGTTCTTCTGCTTCATCTGA